In Glycine max cultivar Williams 82 chromosome 7, Glycine_max_v4.0, whole genome shotgun sequence, a single window of DNA contains:
- the NF-YA05 gene encoding nuclear transcription factor Y subunit A-5 isoform X3, whose protein sequence is MSVLPQQCHKTKPLSFQYQDRDSSSTQSTGQSYPEVGSAQSGQISVQCSNSSASSTHNTTGGKSVEGVIGSTVGIQDCTFPPSQLCYNQSLAHTAFHFAEPCFSGLLAAPFVPQSNIHHAQLLGMTPARIPLPLDLSEEPMYVNAKQYHAILRRRQYRAKLEAQNKLIKERKPYLHESRHLHALKRARGSGGRFLNAKKLQELKLTSANRGLDVSGCTQLNLSGNMSESKVQAVENLNYRNGASTTTCSDVISTSNSDDVFQQHESDFRLCGYPSHIGRNMQGYSADIGGGGGGGNQHRLSVLM, encoded by the exons ATGAGTGTTCTGCCGCAACAATGCCATAAGACCAAACCATTGAGTTTTCAATATCAAGATCGAGATTCATCTTCAACTCAATCAACCGGTCAGTCTTATCCAGAAGTTGGTTCAGCACAATCAG GTCAAATTTCAGTGCAGTGTAGCAATTCTTCTGCTAGTTCAACACACAACACAACTGGGGGAAAGAGTGTGGAAGGTGTCATCGGGTCAACTGTGGGGATTCAGGATTGTACCTTCCCTCCTTCACAACTGTGTTACAACCAATCACTT GCTCATACTGCATTCCACTTTGCTGAGCCGTGCTTTAGTGGCCTACTAGCTGCTCCATTTGTGCCACAATCTAAT ATTCATCATGCTCAGCTACTAGGAATGACTCCTGCTCGAATTCCTCTGCCACTTGATCTTAGTGAGGAGCCCATGTATGTGAACGCAAAGCAGTACCATGCTATTCTGAGACGCAGGCAGTATCGTGCAAAACTGGAAGCACAGAACAAACTCATCAAAGAACGGAAA CCATATCTTCATGAGTCCCGCCATCTACATGCACTGAAGAGAGCTAGAGGTTCCGGTGGACGCTTTTTGAATGCCAAAAAGCTCCAAGAGTTGAAACTCACTTCAGCAAACCGTGGCCTAGATGTTTCTGGCTGTACTCAATTGAATCTGAGTGGAAATATGTCAGAATCAAAGGTTCAAGCAGTAGAAAACTTGAACTACAGAAATGGTGCTTCTACAACCACGTGTTCTGATGTCATTAGTACATCTAATAGTGATGATGTCTTCCAGCAACATGAGTCAGACTTTAGGTTATGTGGTTACCCTTCTCATATTGGAAGGAACATGCAGGGTTATTCCGCAGacattggtggtggtggtggtggtggaaatCAACACCGTCTATCAGTCCTTATGTGA
- the NF-YA05 gene encoding nuclear transcription factor Y subunit A-5 — protein MKNLCENGSGPTHLTSYALGCSSWGTSSESDVQQSSMSKSLSLKMSVLPQQCHKTKPLSFQYQDRDSSSTQSTGQSYPEVGSAQSGQISVQCSNSSASSTHNTTGGKSVEGVIGSTVGIQDCTFPPSQLCYNQSLAHTAFHFAEPCFSGLLAAPFVPQSNIHHAQLLGMTPARIPLPLDLSEEPMYVNAKQYHAILRRRQYRAKLEAQNKLIKERKPYLHESRHLHALKRARGSGGRFLNAKKLQELKLTSANRGLDVSGCTQLNLSGNMSESKVQAVENLNYRNGASTTTCSDVISTSNSDDVFQQHESDFRLCGYPSHIGRNMQGYSADIGGGGGGGNQHRLSVLM, from the exons ATGAAGAACTTATGTGAGAATGGCTCTGGTCCTACCCATTTAACATCTTATGCTCTTGGATGCTCATCATGGGGGACTTCCTCTGAATCTGATGTGCAACAATCATCCATGTCCAAAAGTTTGAGCTTGAAAATGAGTGTTCTGCCGCAACAATGCCATAAGACCAAACCATTGAGTTTTCAATATCAAGATCGAGATTCATCTTCAACTCAATCAACCGGTCAGTCTTATCCAGAAGTTGGTTCAGCACAATCAG GTCAAATTTCAGTGCAGTGTAGCAATTCTTCTGCTAGTTCAACACACAACACAACTGGGGGAAAGAGTGTGGAAGGTGTCATCGGGTCAACTGTGGGGATTCAGGATTGTACCTTCCCTCCTTCACAACTGTGTTACAACCAATCACTT GCTCATACTGCATTCCACTTTGCTGAGCCGTGCTTTAGTGGCCTACTAGCTGCTCCATTTGTGCCACAATCTAAT ATTCATCATGCTCAGCTACTAGGAATGACTCCTGCTCGAATTCCTCTGCCACTTGATCTTAGTGAGGAGCCCATGTATGTGAACGCAAAGCAGTACCATGCTATTCTGAGACGCAGGCAGTATCGTGCAAAACTGGAAGCACAGAACAAACTCATCAAAGAACGGAAA CCATATCTTCATGAGTCCCGCCATCTACATGCACTGAAGAGAGCTAGAGGTTCCGGTGGACGCTTTTTGAATGCCAAAAAGCTCCAAGAGTTGAAACTCACTTCAGCAAACCGTGGCCTAGATGTTTCTGGCTGTACTCAATTGAATCTGAGTGGAAATATGTCAGAATCAAAGGTTCAAGCAGTAGAAAACTTGAACTACAGAAATGGTGCTTCTACAACCACGTGTTCTGATGTCATTAGTACATCTAATAGTGATGATGTCTTCCAGCAACATGAGTCAGACTTTAGGTTATGTGGTTACCCTTCTCATATTGGAAGGAACATGCAGGGTTATTCCGCAGacattggtggtggtggtggtggtggaaatCAACACCGTCTATCAGTCCTTATGTGA
- the LOC100794662 gene encoding PHD finger protein ALFIN-LIKE 5-like, whose amino-acid sequence MDSRTYNPRTVEEVFRDFKGRRAGLIKALTTDVEDFYNQCDPEKENLCLYGFPSEQWEVNLPAEEVPPELPEPVLGINFARDGMQEKDWLSLVAVHSDAWLLAIAFYFGARFGFDKADRKRLFNMINELPTIFEVVTGAAKKQVKEKSSVSNHSGSKSKSSSKQRASESQARQPKPLQSKEEDEELDDQDDDEHGETLCGACGEHYGTDEFWICCDICEKWFHGKCVKITPARAEHIKQYKCPSCSNKRARP is encoded by the exons ATGGACTCACGCACGTATAATCCTCGCACCGTCGAAGAGGTTTTTAGGGATTTCAAGGGCCGAAGAGCTGGTCTCATCAAAGCCCTAACCACTG ATGTTGAAGATTTTTACAACCAATGTGATCCTG AGAAAGAGAATTTGTGCTTGTATGGCTTTCCCAGTGAGCAGTGGGAAGTAAATTTACCTGCTGAAGAAGTACCACCAGAGCTTCCTGAGCCCGTGCTGGGCATTAACTTTGCTAGGGATGGCATGCAAGAAAAAGACTGGCTATCTTTAGTTGCTGTTCATAGTGATGCATGGTTACTTGCTATTGCATTCTATTTTGGAGCCAGATTTGGGTTTGATAAAGCTGACAG GAAACGGCTTTTCAACATGATCAATGAACTGCCAACAATATTTGAAGTTGTTACTGGTGCAGCAAAGAAGCAAGTTAAGGAGAAGTCTTCAGTTTCAAACCACAGTGGCAGCAAGTCTAAGTCCAGCTCTAAG CAGCGAGCTTCGGAATCTCAGGCTAGACAGCCAAAGCCATTGCAATCAaaagaagaggatgaagaactGGACGATCAAGATGACGATGAACATGGAGAGACCTTGTGTGGGGCATGTGGTGAACATTATGGCACTGATGAATTCTGGATTTGTTGTGACATCTGTGAGAAGTGGTTCCATGGTAAATGCGTGAAGATCACCCCTGCTAGGGCAGAGCATATCAAGCAATACAAGTGCCCATCATGCAGTAACAAGAGAGCTCGCCCCTGA
- the LOC100794662 gene encoding PHD finger protein ALFIN-LIKE 5-like isoform X3 — translation MDSRTYNPRTVEEVFRDFKGRRAGLIKALTTDVEDFYNQCDPEKENLCLYGFPSEQWEVNLPAEEVPPELPEPVLGINFARDGMQEKDWLSLVAVHSDAWLLAIAFYFGARFGFDKADRKRLFNMINELPTIFEVVTGAAKKQVKEKSSVSNHSGSKSKSSSKRASESQARQPKPLQSKEEDEELDDQDDDEHGETLCGACGEHYGTDEFWICCDICEKWFHGKCVKITPARAEHIKQYKCPSCSNKRARP, via the exons ATGGACTCACGCACGTATAATCCTCGCACCGTCGAAGAGGTTTTTAGGGATTTCAAGGGCCGAAGAGCTGGTCTCATCAAAGCCCTAACCACTG ATGTTGAAGATTTTTACAACCAATGTGATCCTG AGAAAGAGAATTTGTGCTTGTATGGCTTTCCCAGTGAGCAGTGGGAAGTAAATTTACCTGCTGAAGAAGTACCACCAGAGCTTCCTGAGCCCGTGCTGGGCATTAACTTTGCTAGGGATGGCATGCAAGAAAAAGACTGGCTATCTTTAGTTGCTGTTCATAGTGATGCATGGTTACTTGCTATTGCATTCTATTTTGGAGCCAGATTTGGGTTTGATAAAGCTGACAG GAAACGGCTTTTCAACATGATCAATGAACTGCCAACAATATTTGAAGTTGTTACTGGTGCAGCAAAGAAGCAAGTTAAGGAGAAGTCTTCAGTTTCAAACCACAGTGGCAGCAAGTCTAAGTCCAGCTCTAAG CGAGCTTCGGAATCTCAGGCTAGACAGCCAAAGCCATTGCAATCAaaagaagaggatgaagaactGGACGATCAAGATGACGATGAACATGGAGAGACCTTGTGTGGGGCATGTGGTGAACATTATGGCACTGATGAATTCTGGATTTGTTGTGACATCTGTGAGAAGTGGTTCCATGGTAAATGCGTGAAGATCACCCCTGCTAGGGCAGAGCATATCAAGCAATACAAGTGCCCATCATGCAGTAACAAGAGAGCTCGCCCCTGA
- the LOC100794662 gene encoding PHD finger protein ALFIN-LIKE 5-like isoform X2, with amino-acid sequence MDSRTYNPRTVEEVFRDFKGRRAGLIKALTTDVEDFYNQCDPEKENLCLYGFPSEQWEVNLPAEEVPPELPEPVLGINFARDGMQEKDWLSLVAVHSDAWLLAIAFYFGARFGFDKADRKRLFNMINELPTIFEVVTGAAKKQVKEKSSVSNHSGSKSKSSSKARASESQARQPKPLQSKEEDEELDDQDDDEHGETLCGACGEHYGTDEFWICCDICEKWFHGKCVKITPARAEHIKQYKCPSCSNKRARP; translated from the exons ATGGACTCACGCACGTATAATCCTCGCACCGTCGAAGAGGTTTTTAGGGATTTCAAGGGCCGAAGAGCTGGTCTCATCAAAGCCCTAACCACTG ATGTTGAAGATTTTTACAACCAATGTGATCCTG AGAAAGAGAATTTGTGCTTGTATGGCTTTCCCAGTGAGCAGTGGGAAGTAAATTTACCTGCTGAAGAAGTACCACCAGAGCTTCCTGAGCCCGTGCTGGGCATTAACTTTGCTAGGGATGGCATGCAAGAAAAAGACTGGCTATCTTTAGTTGCTGTTCATAGTGATGCATGGTTACTTGCTATTGCATTCTATTTTGGAGCCAGATTTGGGTTTGATAAAGCTGACAG GAAACGGCTTTTCAACATGATCAATGAACTGCCAACAATATTTGAAGTTGTTACTGGTGCAGCAAAGAAGCAAGTTAAGGAGAAGTCTTCAGTTTCAAACCACAGTGGCAGCAAGTCTAAGTCCAGCTCTAAGGCA CGAGCTTCGGAATCTCAGGCTAGACAGCCAAAGCCATTGCAATCAaaagaagaggatgaagaactGGACGATCAAGATGACGATGAACATGGAGAGACCTTGTGTGGGGCATGTGGTGAACATTATGGCACTGATGAATTCTGGATTTGTTGTGACATCTGTGAGAAGTGGTTCCATGGTAAATGCGTGAAGATCACCCCTGCTAGGGCAGAGCATATCAAGCAATACAAGTGCCCATCATGCAGTAACAAGAGAGCTCGCCCCTGA
- the NF-YA05 gene encoding nuclear transcription factor Y subunit A-5 isoform X2, with protein MKNLCENGSGPTHLTSYALGCSSWGTSSESDVQQSSMSKSLSLKMSVLPQQCHKTKPLSFQYQDRDSSSTQSTGQSYPEVGSAQSVQCSNSSASSTHNTTGGKSVEGVIGSTVGIQDCTFPPSQLCYNQSLAHTAFHFAEPCFSGLLAAPFVPQSNIHHAQLLGMTPARIPLPLDLSEEPMYVNAKQYHAILRRRQYRAKLEAQNKLIKERKPYLHESRHLHALKRARGSGGRFLNAKKLQELKLTSANRGLDVSGCTQLNLSGNMSESKVQAVENLNYRNGASTTTCSDVISTSNSDDVFQQHESDFRLCGYPSHIGRNMQGYSADIGGGGGGGNQHRLSVLM; from the exons ATGAAGAACTTATGTGAGAATGGCTCTGGTCCTACCCATTTAACATCTTATGCTCTTGGATGCTCATCATGGGGGACTTCCTCTGAATCTGATGTGCAACAATCATCCATGTCCAAAAGTTTGAGCTTGAAAATGAGTGTTCTGCCGCAACAATGCCATAAGACCAAACCATTGAGTTTTCAATATCAAGATCGAGATTCATCTTCAACTCAATCAACCGGTCAGTCTTATCCAGAAGTTGGTTCAGCACAATCAG TGCAGTGTAGCAATTCTTCTGCTAGTTCAACACACAACACAACTGGGGGAAAGAGTGTGGAAGGTGTCATCGGGTCAACTGTGGGGATTCAGGATTGTACCTTCCCTCCTTCACAACTGTGTTACAACCAATCACTT GCTCATACTGCATTCCACTTTGCTGAGCCGTGCTTTAGTGGCCTACTAGCTGCTCCATTTGTGCCACAATCTAAT ATTCATCATGCTCAGCTACTAGGAATGACTCCTGCTCGAATTCCTCTGCCACTTGATCTTAGTGAGGAGCCCATGTATGTGAACGCAAAGCAGTACCATGCTATTCTGAGACGCAGGCAGTATCGTGCAAAACTGGAAGCACAGAACAAACTCATCAAAGAACGGAAA CCATATCTTCATGAGTCCCGCCATCTACATGCACTGAAGAGAGCTAGAGGTTCCGGTGGACGCTTTTTGAATGCCAAAAAGCTCCAAGAGTTGAAACTCACTTCAGCAAACCGTGGCCTAGATGTTTCTGGCTGTACTCAATTGAATCTGAGTGGAAATATGTCAGAATCAAAGGTTCAAGCAGTAGAAAACTTGAACTACAGAAATGGTGCTTCTACAACCACGTGTTCTGATGTCATTAGTACATCTAATAGTGATGATGTCTTCCAGCAACATGAGTCAGACTTTAGGTTATGTGGTTACCCTTCTCATATTGGAAGGAACATGCAGGGTTATTCCGCAGacattggtggtggtggtggtggtggaaatCAACACCGTCTATCAGTCCTTATGTGA
- the LOC100794662 gene encoding PHD finger protein ALFIN-LIKE 5-like isoform X1 codes for MDSRTYNPRTVEEVFRDFKGRRAGLIKALTTDVEDFYNQCDPEKENLCLYGFPSEQWEVNLPAEEVPPELPEPVLGINFARDGMQEKDWLSLVAVHSDAWLLAIAFYFGARFGFDKADRKRLFNMINELPTIFEVVTGAAKKQVKEKSSVSNHSGSKSKSSSKAQRASESQARQPKPLQSKEEDEELDDQDDDEHGETLCGACGEHYGTDEFWICCDICEKWFHGKCVKITPARAEHIKQYKCPSCSNKRARP; via the exons ATGGACTCACGCACGTATAATCCTCGCACCGTCGAAGAGGTTTTTAGGGATTTCAAGGGCCGAAGAGCTGGTCTCATCAAAGCCCTAACCACTG ATGTTGAAGATTTTTACAACCAATGTGATCCTG AGAAAGAGAATTTGTGCTTGTATGGCTTTCCCAGTGAGCAGTGGGAAGTAAATTTACCTGCTGAAGAAGTACCACCAGAGCTTCCTGAGCCCGTGCTGGGCATTAACTTTGCTAGGGATGGCATGCAAGAAAAAGACTGGCTATCTTTAGTTGCTGTTCATAGTGATGCATGGTTACTTGCTATTGCATTCTATTTTGGAGCCAGATTTGGGTTTGATAAAGCTGACAG GAAACGGCTTTTCAACATGATCAATGAACTGCCAACAATATTTGAAGTTGTTACTGGTGCAGCAAAGAAGCAAGTTAAGGAGAAGTCTTCAGTTTCAAACCACAGTGGCAGCAAGTCTAAGTCCAGCTCTAAGGCA CAGCGAGCTTCGGAATCTCAGGCTAGACAGCCAAAGCCATTGCAATCAaaagaagaggatgaagaactGGACGATCAAGATGACGATGAACATGGAGAGACCTTGTGTGGGGCATGTGGTGAACATTATGGCACTGATGAATTCTGGATTTGTTGTGACATCTGTGAGAAGTGGTTCCATGGTAAATGCGTGAAGATCACCCCTGCTAGGGCAGAGCATATCAAGCAATACAAGTGCCCATCATGCAGTAACAAGAGAGCTCGCCCCTGA